One region of Aminobacterium colombiense DSM 12261 genomic DNA includes:
- the gcvPA gene encoding aminomethyl-transferring glycine dehydrogenase subunit GcvPA codes for MAKNKVVYPYIPNSVPHIQEEMLKEIGAESIDEFFECIPEELKLKGPLDLPAPLLSEAGLKRHIERILSKNATISENISFLGGGCWNHYVPAVCDEVNQRSEFLTAYAGEPYEDHGRFQALFEYESMMAELIDMDVVNVPTYDGAQASATSIRMAARITGRQEVLVAENIHPETMSVIKNYCNPDLTIAYVPCDPKTGCLDLQKLQSLVSSKTAVLYFENPSFIGTIDPNGEKMAEILHNAGALMVTGVDSSSMGLLTPPSRYGADIVCGDIQPLGMHTYYGGARGGFMGVRDDETFIKEYPSRLFGIAPTSHGEWGFGDVAWERTSFAERENAKEFVGTAAALWGITAGVYLALMGPKGMKELGESIYVRCQYLMKRMEELPGVKIPLASTAHFKEFLVNFDGTGKTVQKINKALLDKNIFGGLDVSKIFPGYGECALYCVTETVTQEDMDTLITALAEILA; via the coding sequence ATGGCCAAGAATAAGGTTGTATATCCTTATATTCCTAACTCTGTTCCTCATATTCAAGAAGAAATGTTAAAAGAAATAGGAGCAGAAAGCATTGATGAATTTTTTGAATGTATTCCTGAAGAGCTTAAACTTAAAGGTCCTCTTGACCTTCCTGCCCCTCTTCTCTCCGAGGCAGGGCTGAAGCGTCATATCGAACGGATTCTTTCTAAAAACGCAACAATATCTGAAAATATCAGTTTTCTTGGCGGAGGTTGCTGGAACCACTACGTTCCAGCCGTGTGTGACGAAGTTAACCAACGTTCTGAGTTTCTCACCGCCTACGCCGGGGAGCCCTACGAAGATCATGGTAGATTTCAGGCACTTTTCGAATATGAAAGTATGATGGCCGAGCTTATAGACATGGATGTAGTAAACGTCCCCACATATGACGGGGCTCAGGCATCCGCTACATCTATTCGAATGGCCGCTCGTATTACAGGCCGACAGGAGGTTCTTGTGGCAGAAAATATTCATCCTGAAACCATGTCGGTCATAAAAAACTACTGCAACCCTGATCTCACTATTGCCTATGTTCCATGCGACCCCAAAACAGGCTGCCTTGATCTTCAGAAACTCCAGAGTCTTGTTTCGTCAAAAACAGCAGTTCTTTACTTCGAAAACCCATCTTTTATCGGCACCATAGATCCCAACGGCGAAAAAATGGCAGAAATTCTTCATAACGCCGGTGCCCTCATGGTCACAGGGGTTGATTCTTCCTCCATGGGATTGCTCACCCCACCTTCCCGTTACGGCGCTGATATCGTGTGCGGCGACATACAGCCTCTCGGCATGCACACCTATTACGGTGGGGCCAGAGGCGGTTTCATGGGGGTTCGAGATGATGAAACCTTTATCAAAGAATATCCATCCCGGCTTTTTGGCATTGCCCCCACCTCTCATGGAGAATGGGGGTTTGGAGACGTTGCCTGGGAACGTACCTCCTTTGCCGAACGGGAGAACGCAAAGGAATTTGTAGGAACCGCCGCTGCCCTTTGGGGCATCACCGCAGGAGTCTACCTAGCCCTTATGGGCCCTAAAGGCATGAAAGAGCTTGGGGAGAGCATTTATGTGCGCTGCCAATACCTCATGAAGAGGATGGAAGAGCTTCCGGGCGTCAAAATTCCTCTTGCATCAACAGCTCATTTCAAAGAGTTCCTTGTGAATTTTGACGGTACTGGAAAAACGGTGCAAAAAATCAACAAAGCTCTTCTGGACAAGAATATTTTTGGCGGCCTTGACGTTTCAAAAATATTCCCCGGCTACGGTGAGTGTGCCCTCTACTGCGTAACAGAGACTGTGACCCAGGAAGACATGGATACGCTCATCACAGCTCTGGCCGAAATTCTTGCATAA